In Novosphingobium kaempferiae, the DNA window GCGATCTTCCAGGGCCAGCCCGTCGCCGACCTGACCAGCGCGCGCACCGAATCGCAGCTCAAGGGCATGCTCGACCAGCTGCTCGCCAAGCTGCCGGTGCAGCCGGGCGGCGCCGAGCCCGCACCCGACCTCGTCCCTCTGATCGCCATGGGCGAGGAAGCATTGGCCGAGGGCGACGGTGAGCGCGCCGCCAGCATCTTCATGCAGATCCTCGAAATCGCGCCGGACAACGGCGAAGTGCTGTCCGGCCTCGTCCGCTCGTTTGTCGCCGCCGGTCGCATCGAGGAAGCGGAACAGGTGCTCGATTCGCTGGGCGAGCCGCTCTCCACCGACCCGCATGTGGAACGGGCGCGCAACACGCTGGCGCTCGCCAAGGACAAGCCGGAGGACAGCGAACTCGCCGCCCTGCGCGCCGCCGCTGCCGAGCGCCCCGCCGACATGGAAGCGCAGTTCGCCTTCGCCTCCGCCGCCTTCGCCGCCGGTGAGCGGGATACCGCCGCCGAGGCGCTGCTCCGCATGATCGCCGCCGACCGTGAATGGAACGAGGGAGCCGCGCGCACCAAGCTGCTGCAGATCTTCGAGGCGATCGGCCTTGAGGATCCGTGGGTTTCGGCCACCCGCCGCAAGCTCTCGACCGTCCTGTTCGGCTGACGGGGTTGGCGCGGATCACCATCTTTCCACTGACCGGGGCGGTGCTCTATCCGGGGCTGCAACTGCCGCTCCACATCTTCGAGCCCCGTTATCGCGCGATGGTGAGCGACGCCCTCGCCCGTGACCGGCGGATCGGCATGATCCAGCCGCAGAAGCAGATCGAGGGCGCGCCGCTGTTCTCGATCGGCTGCCTCGGGCGCATCGGCGATGTCGAGGCGCTCGACGACGGGCGCTTCAACATCGTGCTCGAAGGCGAGACGCGCTTCCGCATCCTGCGCGAACTCGACGTGACGACGCCCTTCCGACAGGTCGAAGCCGAACTGCTGGAGGAGCCCGACGAAGTGCTCGCCCCGATCGAGCGCGCCAGCTTCGAGCGCGAGGCGAAGCGCTTCGCCAATGCGCAGGGCTATGTGGTCGACTGGGACCAGGTCGGGCGGCTGGATGACATGTCGCTCATCAACGGCGTCTCACAGATCGCGCCATTCGATCCGGCAGCCAAGCAGGCGCTGCTGGAAGCCGCCGGACTATCCGCTCGCTGCGAACTTCTGGTGCAACTGATGCAGTTCTTCGGCCGCACCGCTGACGGCGACGAGGACGGCGCGACGCTGCAGTAGGCCCCGCTCGCAATGACGAACGGGGTGGAGCGAGGTAAAGCCCCACCCCCGCCGGTCAGATCGTGTCGAACACATACCCCAGCGAGCGCACGGTGCGCAGCGGGTTGCCCGCACCCACGCCCTTGAGCGCGCGGCGCAGGCGGCCGATCCATACGTCCACCGTGCGTTCGTCCACCGGCGGCTCCTGCTTGCCGAGCGCGGAGATCAGCTGCGTGCGGCTGAACACGCGGCCCGGATGCTCGATGAAATAGCGCAGCAGGCGCAGTTCGTTGGGCATGAGCGAGATCGGCTTGCCCTGAAAGCGCGCCTGGAACGCGGCGACGTCGACCATAAGGTCGCCCTGCGTCACCACGCGGATGCCCGCGCTGTCCTGATCGCCGAGGTTCGCGCCGAGCACGCGGTCGAGCAGCGCGGTGCGGGTCAGCGGGCCGACCATATAGTCGTCCGCACCCATGCGCAGCGCGCGCTTGCGATCTTCCTGGTTGTCCTCTTCCAGTACCATCGTGACGTGCGCGTGCGCCGTCAGGCTGTCGGCGCGCAGACGACGGCACAGTTCGAGGCCGGACATCTCGGGCAGCACCCAGTCGATGAAGACCCACAGCGCCCCCTCGATCAGCGGCAGTTCCGCGAAGTCGCCCCAGCGGTGGAGCACCACGTCGAACTGATCGTGCCGGAACGGCGCAAGCCCACCCGAAAGTTCGCTCGCCAGCAATATGTCGATCCGCCGCATCGCCCCTTGGTCGTCCTGTGCTGGTGCTGGCCCTGCGAGAAGACGCGGGCTTGATACGCGCGGGCTTTTGCCTCCCCCGTGTGACGACGCGGTGACATATCGATGACAGGGCAAAGAAATGCATGAACCAGCCCCTTGGACGCGAGCGACTCAGTGGAAATGCGGCCAGGCCGTCCGCATTGGCAGTTATCAACAAGGACTTGGAACCTGTCATCGAAATGACCCGCAACCGTCACGGCGACGCAACGCCACGGTGCGATAGGCGGCGCCATCGCAGGGAAGCCTTCAAAGAGATTGGGGACGAACCGACCATGCGCGAACACGTCGAAAATCTTCTCGAACGCGAAACGGGTGGCCGGATTCCAGCCTGGCTGGACCTTCCCGATCCCAAGGGCTTCCGGCCCAAGCGCAAGTATCGCACGATCTGGATCTCGGACATCCACCTCGGCACGCGCGGCTGCAACGCCGGGATGCTGGTGGACTTCCTGCGGGCACACGAGTGCGAGACGCTCTACCTTGTGGGCGACATCGTCGACGGCTGGCGGCTGCGCAAGGGCTGGTACTGGCCCGACGCGCACAACGAAGTCGTCCGCCGCATCCTCAAGATGGCGCATCGCGGCACCCGCGTGATCTTCATCGCGGGCAACCATGACGAGATGCTGCGCGACTACGCGGGCCTCAGCTTCGGCGGCGTCGAACTGGCGCTGGAATATGTCCACACCACCGCCGACGGCCGTCGTCTGCTGGTGACGCATGGCGACGCCTTCGACGGCGTGGTGCTCTACCACAAGTGGCTCGCGTTCCTGGGCGACGCCGCCTACGGCCTGTTGCTGCGCGCCAACATCGCCTTCAACGCGGTGCGCCGCCGCCTGCACATGCCGTACTGGTCGCTTTCGGCCTACATGAAGAAGAAGGTCAAGAACGCCGTCCAGTTCATCGGCAGCTACGAGGAAGCCGTCGCCACCGAGGCCACCTCGCGCGGGTTCGACGGCGTCGTCTGCGGCCACATCCACTGCGCCGAGATCCGCGACTTCGGCGGCATCACCTACTACAACGACGGCGACTGGGTCGAAAGCTGCACCGCGCTGGCGGAGGACTTCTCCGGCCACATGGCGATCATCGACTGGGTCAAGGAAACCGGCGGGCACACCATCAAGGAAGATGCGGTGGTCGAGACCGGGGCGGAGGCCGCCCCCGTGGAGATGAGCGCGTGAAACTGGCCCTGGCAACCGACGCCTGGTTGCCGCAGGTCAACGGCGTCGTCCGCTCCCTCACTTCCACGGTAGACCACCTCACCCGGCGCGGGCATGCGGTGGAGACGATCACGCCCGATCGGTTCCTCACCCTGCCGATGCCCGGCTACGCCTCGATCCGGCTGGCGATGGCGCCGCGCTTCGGCGTGCGCCGGATGCTCGACAAGGCCGCGCCAGAGATCGTCCACATCGCCACCGAAGGCCCGATCGGCTGGGCGGCGCGCGGCTGGTGCCTGTCGCGCGGGGTGCCGTTCACCTCGGCCTTCCACACCCGCTTCCCCGAATATGCGGCGGTGCGCACGGGACTCTCGGCGGAGTATTTCTGGCCGATCCTCCAGCGCTTCCATGCCGAGAGCCAGGCGGTGATGGTCTCCACCCGCAGTCTCGCGACCGAACTGACCGGGCGCGGCATCGGCCCGACGCGGGCATGGAGCCGCGGCATCGACCACGCGCTGTTCCGCCCCGACGGTTCGCGGCACCCGCAGATGGCCGCCCTCCCCGGCCCGGTTCTGCTCAACGTCGGCCGCGTCGCGCCGGAGAAGAACCTCGAAGCGTTTCTTTCGCTCGAC includes these proteins:
- a CDS encoding tetratricopeptide repeat protein — encoded protein: MGLNLDEQKAVDRFRKAVAEPSMTQLVILDFWAEWCGPCKALTPVLEKVAADYADKGVVLAKVNVDEEQFIASQFQVRSIPTVYAIFQGQPVADLTSARTESQLKGMLDQLLAKLPVQPGGAEPAPDLVPLIAMGEEALAEGDGERAASIFMQILEIAPDNGEVLSGLVRSFVAAGRIEEAEQVLDSLGEPLSTDPHVERARNTLALAKDKPEDSELAALRAAAAERPADMEAQFAFASAAFAAGERDTAAEALLRMIAADREWNEGAARTKLLQIFEAIGLEDPWVSATRRKLSTVLFG
- a CDS encoding LON peptidase substrate-binding domain-containing protein, with translation MARITIFPLTGAVLYPGLQLPLHIFEPRYRAMVSDALARDRRIGMIQPQKQIEGAPLFSIGCLGRIGDVEALDDGRFNIVLEGETRFRILRELDVTTPFRQVEAELLEEPDEVLAPIERASFEREAKRFANAQGYVVDWDQVGRLDDMSLINGVSQIAPFDPAAKQALLEAAGLSARCELLVQLMQFFGRTADGDEDGATLQ
- a CDS encoding response regulator transcription factor, whose translation is MRRIDILLASELSGGLAPFRHDQFDVVLHRWGDFAELPLIEGALWVFIDWVLPEMSGLELCRRLRADSLTAHAHVTMVLEEDNQEDRKRALRMGADDYMVGPLTRTALLDRVLGANLGDQDSAGIRVVTQGDLMVDVAAFQARFQGKPISLMPNELRLLRYFIEHPGRVFSRTQLISALGKQEPPVDERTVDVWIGRLRRALKGVGAGNPLRTVRSLGYVFDTI
- a CDS encoding UDP-2,3-diacylglucosamine diphosphatase, translating into MREHVENLLERETGGRIPAWLDLPDPKGFRPKRKYRTIWISDIHLGTRGCNAGMLVDFLRAHECETLYLVGDIVDGWRLRKGWYWPDAHNEVVRRILKMAHRGTRVIFIAGNHDEMLRDYAGLSFGGVELALEYVHTTADGRRLLVTHGDAFDGVVLYHKWLAFLGDAAYGLLLRANIAFNAVRRRLHMPYWSLSAYMKKKVKNAVQFIGSYEEAVATEATSRGFDGVVCGHIHCAEIRDFGGITYYNDGDWVESCTALAEDFSGHMAIIDWVKETGGHTIKEDAVVETGAEAAPVEMSA
- a CDS encoding glycosyltransferase family 4 protein — translated: MKLALATDAWLPQVNGVVRSLTSTVDHLTRRGHAVETITPDRFLTLPMPGYASIRLAMAPRFGVRRMLDKAAPEIVHIATEGPIGWAARGWCLSRGVPFTSAFHTRFPEYAAVRTGLSAEYFWPILQRFHAESQAVMVSTRSLATELTGRGIGPTRAWSRGIDHALFRPDGSRHPQMAALPGPVLLNVGRVAPEKNLEAFLSLDTPGSKVVVGDGPALETLRKRYPDVLFLGALSGEALASAYRAADCFVFPSLTDTFGLVVIEALACGTPVAAFPVTGPVDILGTDGRGVDHRVGWPAGAVDASLKVAVETALTVERTDAAALGSLYSWERATDQFLAAIEGALEGAARPLLSAA